From a single Paraburkholderia edwinii genomic region:
- a CDS encoding alpha/beta hydrolase produces the protein MNAPTSTIEIETAPNPEFAVILMHGLGADANDFVPLIPELRLAGAPGVRFVFPNAPEIPVTANNGYVMRAWYDILSFQGINRQVDETGIDASCTTVRQLIAAQNARGIATSKIFLAGFSQGGAMTYSAGLTHPDALAGLIVMSGYVPSQPYIESRASEANRRTPVFAAHGTQDDVLPVILGETARDYASARGNEVEWHAYPMPHSVCAEEIVALRAWLVARLK, from the coding sequence ATGAACGCCCCGACGTCGACGATCGAAATCGAAACCGCGCCGAACCCCGAGTTTGCGGTGATCCTGATGCATGGCCTTGGCGCCGACGCGAACGATTTCGTGCCGCTGATTCCCGAGCTGCGCCTCGCCGGTGCGCCCGGCGTGCGCTTCGTTTTTCCGAATGCGCCCGAGATTCCGGTGACCGCGAACAACGGCTATGTGATGCGCGCGTGGTACGACATCCTGTCGTTTCAGGGCATCAACCGGCAAGTCGACGAAACCGGCATCGACGCGTCGTGCACGACCGTGCGCCAACTGATCGCCGCGCAGAACGCGCGCGGCATCGCGACATCGAAGATCTTTCTCGCGGGCTTCTCGCAAGGCGGCGCGATGACGTATTCGGCGGGACTGACCCATCCGGACGCGCTTGCAGGCCTGATCGTGATGTCGGGCTATGTGCCGTCGCAGCCGTATATCGAAAGCCGCGCGAGCGAAGCGAACCGCCGCACGCCGGTGTTTGCCGCGCATGGGACACAGGACGACGTGCTGCCGGTCATTCTCGGCGAAACCGCGCGCGACTACGCGAGCGCGCGTGGCAACGAGGTCGAATGGCACGCGTATCCGATGCCGCATTCGGTTTGCGCGGAGGAGATCGTCGCGCTGCGCGCGTGGCTCGTGGCGCGTTTGAAGTAG
- a CDS encoding AraC family transcriptional regulator, which translates to MVELFDRLAPTDGFTYSCVNGVKLMRASRPMPRHPVMYEPSILIVCQGRKRGFLGGQSYVYDAQQYLVLSVPLPLECETEASVEEPFLGIAINVDLAMVAELLMLLEESRSDTHEAPRSIYSTPLDPALCDAVERLLEALAAPLDARVLAPSIVREICYRVLTGVQGHAIRAALTHQQHFGRIAKALRRIHSDYDRALDVDTLAREAGMSLAVFHAQFKIVTSTSPMQYVKATRLHQARLLMMQDGVNASVAAARVGYESASQFSREFKRFFGLTPTDEVRRMRGALEAPPVSIAPPPRHLVEAR; encoded by the coding sequence ATGGTCGAGCTGTTCGACCGCCTCGCACCGACCGACGGCTTCACGTATTCGTGTGTCAATGGCGTGAAGCTGATGCGCGCCAGCCGGCCGATGCCGCGCCATCCGGTGATGTACGAACCGAGCATTCTGATCGTCTGCCAGGGGCGCAAGCGCGGCTTTCTCGGCGGCCAGTCGTACGTGTACGACGCGCAGCAATATCTCGTGCTGTCGGTACCGCTGCCGCTGGAATGCGAAACGGAGGCGAGCGTCGAGGAGCCGTTTCTCGGCATTGCGATCAATGTCGATCTCGCCATGGTCGCCGAACTGCTGATGCTGCTCGAAGAGAGCCGCTCCGACACGCACGAAGCGCCGCGCAGCATCTATTCGACGCCGCTCGACCCGGCGCTCTGCGATGCGGTCGAGCGTCTGCTCGAAGCGCTTGCGGCGCCGCTCGACGCGCGCGTGCTCGCGCCGTCGATCGTGCGCGAGATCTGCTACCGCGTGCTGACCGGCGTGCAAGGCCATGCGATTCGCGCGGCGCTCACGCATCAGCAGCACTTCGGGCGGATCGCGAAGGCGCTGCGGCGGATTCATAGCGACTACGACCGCGCGCTCGACGTCGATACGCTCGCGCGCGAAGCGGGCATGAGTCTCGCGGTGTTTCATGCGCAGTTCAAGATCGTGACGTCGACGTCGCCGATGCAATACGTGAAGGCGACGCGTCTGCATCAGGCGCGTCTGCTGATGATGCAGGACGGCGTCAATGCGAGCGTCGCGGCCGCGCGCGTCGGCTATGAAAGCGCGTCGCAGTTCAGCCGCGAATTCAAGCGCTTTTTTGGCCTCACGCCGACCGACGAAGTACGGCGCATGCGCGGCGCGCTTGAAGCGCCGCCGGTCAGCATCGCACCGCCGCCTCGGCATCTGGTCGAGGCGCGCTGA
- a CDS encoding MAPEG family protein, with protein sequence MTIELTLLAWTLVLALIQVLLPALLRNRETGIAYNASARDKPGAPVGAITGRLMRAQNNLFETLPVFAAAVLIAHVAGRDDAQTALGAWLYLIARVAYVPLYAAGVPYVRSLVWVVSLAGILLVLGRLI encoded by the coding sequence ATGACCATCGAACTGACGCTGCTTGCGTGGACGCTCGTCCTCGCGCTGATTCAGGTGCTCCTGCCCGCGCTGCTGCGTAACCGCGAGACCGGCATTGCATACAACGCAAGCGCGCGCGATAAACCGGGCGCGCCGGTCGGCGCGATCACCGGGCGGCTCATGCGCGCGCAGAACAATCTGTTCGAGACACTGCCCGTGTTCGCCGCGGCCGTGCTGATCGCCCACGTAGCGGGCCGCGACGATGCGCAAACCGCATTGGGCGCGTGGCTCTATCTGATCGCGCGCGTGGCGTATGTGCCGCTCTACGCGGCCGGCGTGCCATATGTGCGCTCGCTGGTATGGGTGGTGTCGCTAGCGGGTATCCTGCTGGTTCTCGGCCGGCTGATCTGA
- a CDS encoding putative quinol monooxygenase, with amino-acid sequence MVKLALYVRLEAKPGKENEVDQFLRGGLPLVEAEPGTIAWFGVRLGPSTFAIFDAFNDEAGRNAHLSGKVAAALMERAGDLLAEPPKIEKIDVLAAKLPH; translated from the coding sequence ATGGTCAAACTCGCGCTATACGTTCGTCTCGAAGCAAAGCCCGGCAAGGAAAACGAGGTCGATCAGTTTCTACGTGGCGGCTTGCCGCTCGTCGAAGCGGAGCCGGGCACGATTGCATGGTTCGGCGTGCGGCTCGGCCCGTCGACGTTCGCGATTTTCGATGCTTTCAACGACGAAGCCGGCCGTAATGCGCATCTGTCCGGCAAGGTCGCGGCCGCGCTGATGGAACGCGCCGGCGACCTGCTCGCCGAACCGCCGAAAATCGAAAAGATCGACGTGCTCGCGGCCAAGCTGCCACATTGA
- a CDS encoding helix-turn-helix domain-containing protein: MDTGFFESSWDGAPSGRNAWIDAVSAHGMQCRIDACHSVPSIVNGARAGQTDILNIEVAWQSVSPIMQRPRFWNGEHLYVKVVRSGTMSVEQRGQTVEFGPGDIAVLDPLHMFNESFREPTRLAILRFPKAALRERGLRHRFPMVFRPDSASGDVGAVREFLLNLTSQAGKASEPLLERLSDQCLDLMDVFVNERDSCASRRASVATMLRAKQVIARRIGDPELSVVRIAEELNISTSCLTRALKANGLSPMRYAWSLRLEHATRMLAGAQQGAIQEIAYRCGFASAAHFSRAFKERYGMTPRAYAASRKAAVEHGDATGGGEADGDAFEQAQAERLTAAAASAAAAAAASA; encoded by the coding sequence GTGGATACCGGATTTTTCGAAAGCAGCTGGGACGGCGCGCCATCGGGCCGTAACGCATGGATCGACGCAGTATCGGCGCATGGCATGCAGTGCCGGATCGACGCGTGCCATTCCGTCCCATCGATCGTCAATGGCGCGCGCGCCGGGCAGACCGACATTCTGAACATCGAAGTTGCGTGGCAGTCCGTGTCGCCGATCATGCAGCGCCCGCGTTTCTGGAACGGCGAGCATCTGTATGTGAAGGTCGTCCGAAGCGGAACGATGTCGGTCGAACAGCGCGGACAGACCGTCGAGTTCGGGCCCGGCGACATCGCCGTGCTCGATCCGCTGCATATGTTCAACGAGTCGTTTCGCGAGCCGACGCGGCTGGCGATCCTGCGTTTTCCGAAGGCGGCGCTGCGCGAGCGTGGTTTGCGTCATCGCTTTCCGATGGTGTTTCGCCCGGACTCGGCGTCGGGCGATGTCGGTGCGGTGCGCGAGTTCCTGCTGAATCTGACCTCGCAGGCCGGCAAGGCCAGCGAACCGCTGCTCGAGCGGCTCAGCGACCAGTGTCTCGATCTGATGGACGTGTTCGTCAACGAACGCGATTCGTGCGCGTCGCGCCGCGCGAGTGTCGCGACGATGCTGCGCGCCAAGCAGGTTATCGCGCGCCGGATCGGCGATCCGGAATTGAGCGTCGTGCGCATCGCGGAAGAACTCAATATTTCGACGAGCTGCCTGACACGCGCGCTAAAGGCAAACGGGCTGTCGCCGATGCGCTACGCGTGGTCGCTGCGGCTCGAACACGCGACGCGGATGCTGGCCGGTGCCCAACAGGGCGCGATTCAGGAAATCGCGTACCGATGCGGCTTCGCAAGCGCCGCGCACTTCAGCCGCGCGTTCAAGGAACGCTACGGGATGACGCCGCGGGCTTATGCTGCGAGCAGGAAAGCGGCGGTGGAGCATGGCGATGCTACTGGCGGCGGCGAGGCTGACGGCGATGCGTTTGAACAGGCGCAGGCTGAGCGTTTGACTGCGGCAGCAGCGTCGGCAGCGGCAGCGGCAGCGGCTTCGGCGTAA
- a CDS encoding sensor domain-containing diguanylate cyclase — translation MFELAPVSLWLEDFSGVRALFDDWRAQGVTDLRTFLQANPARVAECAGHIRVIKVNRKTLALFDATDFGELTGNLGAVFRDDMLKTHLEELCQLWAGQAHFTSQTVNYTLGGRRLDVLLKGQVLPGHALLWDRVLVSVEDITELERTRLRITHAEQYARGLFEHSPVSLWVEDFSAVKRLLDDARAQGIVDFRTFTDVHPEFVERCMQEIHVLDVNQHTLEMFAAPDKHTLLARLADVFRDDMRPHFREQLIDLWDGKLFQQREVLNYSLDANEVHVHLQFSVLPGHEQNWDLVLVALTDITARKKAEAYLEYLGKHDVLTKLRNRSFYVDELNRLERKGPYPVTVIMADLNGLKRVNDQLGHAAGDALLRRAGEVLAKAMEIPFVAARIGGDEFAVLLPGTDERGGAAVIDTIRQLVELNNQFYPGTPLSFSMGAATVQRGERLEAGVQRADLLMYEDKRALYANDEARAREGTKP, via the coding sequence ATGTTCGAACTCGCCCCTGTCTCGCTGTGGCTCGAGGACTTCAGCGGCGTGCGCGCGCTGTTCGACGACTGGCGCGCGCAGGGCGTGACCGACTTGCGCACCTTCCTGCAGGCGAATCCGGCACGCGTCGCCGAATGCGCGGGCCACATCCGCGTAATCAAGGTGAACCGCAAGACGCTTGCGCTTTTCGATGCCACCGATTTCGGCGAGCTGACCGGCAACCTCGGCGCCGTGTTCCGCGACGACATGCTGAAGACGCACCTCGAAGAACTGTGCCAGCTGTGGGCCGGACAGGCGCATTTCACGAGTCAGACCGTCAACTACACGCTCGGCGGCCGGCGTCTCGACGTGCTGCTCAAGGGACAGGTGCTGCCCGGCCATGCGCTGCTATGGGACCGCGTGCTCGTGTCGGTGGAGGACATCACCGAACTCGAACGCACCCGCCTGCGCATCACGCACGCCGAGCAATACGCGCGCGGGCTGTTCGAGCATTCGCCGGTGTCGCTGTGGGTCGAGGATTTCAGCGCCGTCAAACGTCTGCTCGACGATGCGCGCGCGCAAGGCATCGTCGATTTCCGTACGTTTACCGATGTGCATCCGGAATTCGTCGAGCGCTGCATGCAGGAAATTCATGTGCTCGACGTCAATCAGCACACGCTCGAGATGTTTGCCGCGCCTGACAAGCATACCCTGCTCGCACGTCTCGCCGATGTGTTCCGCGACGATATGCGCCCGCATTTTCGCGAGCAGCTGATCGACCTGTGGGACGGCAAGCTGTTCCAGCAGCGCGAAGTGCTCAACTACTCGCTCGACGCGAACGAGGTACACGTGCACCTGCAATTCTCGGTGCTGCCGGGCCACGAGCAGAACTGGGACCTCGTGCTGGTCGCGCTGACCGACATCACCGCGCGCAAGAAGGCCGAAGCGTATCTCGAGTATCTCGGCAAACACGATGTGCTGACCAAGCTGCGCAACCGCTCGTTCTATGTCGACGAACTGAACCGGCTCGAGCGTAAAGGCCCGTATCCGGTTACGGTCATCATGGCCGACCTCAACGGGCTCAAACGCGTCAACGACCAGCTCGGCCACGCGGCCGGCGACGCGCTGCTGCGCCGCGCCGGCGAAGTGCTCGCGAAGGCGATGGAAATACCGTTTGTCGCCGCGCGCATCGGCGGCGACGAGTTCGCCGTGCTGCTGCCCGGCACCGACGAGCGCGGCGGCGCGGCCGTGATCGACACGATCCGGCAACTGGTGGAACTCAACAATCAGTTCTATCCGGGCACGCCGCTGAGCTTCTCGATGGGCGCCGCGACGGTGCAGCGCGGCGAGCGGCTCGAAGCGGGCGTGCAGCGCGCGGATCTGTTGATGTACGAGGACAAACGCGCGCTTTATGCAAACGATGAGGCGCGGGCGCGCGAGGGAACGAAGCCGTAG